One region of Salinibacterium sp. TMP30 genomic DNA includes:
- the lpdA gene encoding dihydrolipoyl dehydrogenase has translation MAEQNFDLVVLGGGSGGYAAALRASELGMTVGLIEKGKLGGTCLHVGCIPTKALLHSAEVADVTREAAKYGVKSTLEGIDIADVTKYRQDIVASKYKGLQGLIKMRGITVIEGEGKLVAPNTVQVGEENVIGKNVILATGSYSRSLPGLEIGGRVITSEQALELDFVPKKVAVLGGGVIGVEFSSVWKSWGTDVTIIEGLPHLVPAEDESVSKQFERAFRRRGINFHTGVRFKSVEQNDDGVVVTLENGETVEAELLLVAVGRGPSTAGLGFEEVGVEMDRGFVVTNDRLATNIAGVYAVGDIVPGLQLAHRGFQQGIFVAEEIAGLKPIVIDDLHIPKVTYSDPEVASIGLTEAKAVELHGADNVKAYDYNLSGNGKSSILGTAGSIKVVRVVDGPVVGVHMIGARVGEQIGEAQLIVNWEAHPEDITPLLHAHPTQNEALGEAFLALAGKPLHAV, from the coding sequence TTGGCTGAGCAAAATTTTGACCTTGTCGTTCTTGGTGGAGGAAGCGGCGGCTACGCAGCTGCGTTGCGCGCCTCTGAACTAGGCATGACCGTCGGTTTGATCGAGAAAGGCAAGCTTGGCGGCACCTGTCTCCACGTCGGTTGCATCCCGACCAAGGCTCTTCTCCACTCGGCCGAAGTTGCTGACGTGACTCGGGAAGCAGCCAAGTACGGCGTAAAGAGCACCCTTGAGGGCATCGATATTGCCGACGTTACGAAATACCGCCAAGATATCGTTGCCAGCAAATACAAGGGACTCCAGGGCCTCATCAAGATGCGCGGAATCACCGTTATCGAGGGCGAAGGCAAACTGGTCGCCCCCAACACGGTTCAGGTCGGCGAAGAGAATGTTATCGGTAAGAACGTGATTCTTGCGACGGGTTCGTACTCACGTTCGCTTCCCGGCCTCGAGATCGGCGGCCGCGTGATCACCTCTGAACAGGCCCTTGAGCTCGACTTCGTACCGAAAAAAGTTGCCGTTCTCGGCGGTGGCGTAATCGGCGTCGAGTTCTCCAGCGTCTGGAAGAGCTGGGGAACCGACGTGACGATCATCGAAGGTCTCCCCCACCTTGTTCCTGCCGAAGACGAATCGGTAAGCAAGCAGTTCGAGCGCGCTTTCCGCCGACGTGGCATCAACTTTCACACCGGCGTGCGATTCAAGAGCGTCGAACAGAACGACGATGGCGTGGTCGTTACTCTCGAAAATGGTGAAACCGTCGAAGCTGAGCTTCTTCTGGTTGCAGTCGGCCGCGGCCCATCAACTGCCGGCCTCGGATTCGAAGAGGTCGGCGTCGAGATGGATCGCGGCTTCGTCGTGACTAACGATCGGCTCGCAACCAACATTGCCGGCGTCTACGCCGTGGGCGACATCGTTCCCGGCCTGCAGCTCGCGCACCGTGGATTCCAGCAAGGAATCTTTGTTGCGGAAGAGATCGCAGGCCTCAAGCCAATCGTGATCGACGACCTGCACATCCCCAAAGTCACCTACAGCGACCCTGAGGTTGCATCGATCGGCCTCACCGAAGCCAAAGCAGTCGAACTCCATGGCGCGGACAACGTCAAGGCCTACGACTACAACCTCAGCGGAAACGGTAAGAGCTCCATTCTTGGCACCGCAGGATCGATCAAGGTCGTTCGCGTTGTCGATGGCCCCGTCGTTGGTGTGCACATGATTGGCGCACGCGTAGGGGAACAGATTGGTGAAGCACAGCTCATCGTCAACTGGGAAGCACATCCAGAAGACATCACACCGCTGCTACACGCACACCCCACTCAAAATGAGGCCCTCGGCGAGGCATTCCTCGCGCTGGCAGGAAAGCCGCTTCACGCGGTATAG
- a CDS encoding PAC2 family protein has protein sequence MRDPAGLYDIVTDVVAVPRGLPLVAGLTGFADAGGAVSQLSQYLLDTLERTVVASFDNDALLDYRARRPTIYFDQDHLSDYRPAKLELYLAKDELGQPFLLLTGYEPDFQWERFSAAVLRLVEKFDVKSTTWVHAIPMPVPHTRTIGVTVSGNRSELIDSLSVWKPHTQVPANAMHLIEYRLQELGHPTAGFVLLIPHYLADTEWPTAAVAALESVSAATGLIFPTDRLREEGREFLAKIDSQVESNQELARLVGTLEERHDNYMEQNPMRSPLTDEDGELPSADEIAAELQKFLAIRRAGDDNSNPGLPL, from the coding sequence ATGCGAGATCCAGCCGGCCTATATGACATCGTGACCGATGTCGTTGCGGTGCCGCGCGGTCTCCCGCTCGTCGCGGGCCTTACCGGGTTTGCCGATGCGGGTGGAGCGGTCAGCCAGCTCAGCCAGTACCTTCTCGATACTCTCGAACGCACAGTTGTTGCGTCGTTCGACAACGATGCGCTGCTTGACTATCGTGCGCGCCGCCCGACGATCTATTTTGATCAAGATCATTTGAGCGACTACCGCCCGGCCAAACTTGAGCTGTATTTGGCGAAGGACGAGCTGGGACAACCCTTCTTGCTCCTCACGGGATACGAGCCAGACTTCCAATGGGAGCGGTTCTCGGCTGCTGTCTTGAGGCTCGTCGAAAAATTCGACGTGAAGTCCACGACGTGGGTTCATGCGATCCCGATGCCTGTGCCGCACACGAGAACTATCGGCGTGACCGTTAGCGGAAATCGCAGTGAGCTGATCGACTCGTTGTCTGTGTGGAAACCACATACTCAGGTGCCAGCGAACGCAATGCATCTGATCGAATATCGCCTGCAGGAGCTGGGGCATCCGACCGCCGGATTCGTTTTGCTCATTCCCCATTATCTGGCCGATACTGAATGGCCGACCGCGGCCGTTGCGGCGCTCGAGAGCGTTAGCGCAGCAACGGGCTTGATCTTCCCCACAGACAGACTTCGTGAAGAAGGCCGCGAGTTTCTGGCAAAGATCGACTCTCAAGTCGAAAGCAACCAAGAACTTGCGCGGCTAGTGGGCACCCTCGAAGAGCGCCACGACAACTACATGGAACAGAACCCCATGCGGTCGCCGTTAACAGATGAGGATGGCGAACTGCCGTCTGCCGACGAAATAGCGGCAGAACTTCAAAAGTTCCTTGCAATTAGGCGTGCTGGCGACGACAACAGCAACCCGGGACTGCCTCTCTAG
- a CDS encoding RNA polymerase sigma factor, whose translation MATRTKAAESVTATTKAPAKAAARTKAADAVDEATTAAEGAVSTAKKPAAKKPTTKKAATTKSTAESATAKKAAAVTKPAVAKAPAKAKAPAKSRKAVAASAVEVVEADGNEEPKDEDQEEKSTSKDEALPTGALVLSLVDDEDDVPVYSAAITGATADPVKDYLKQIGKVALLNAAQEVELAMRIEAGLFAEDKLAAMAPAEVRSTLGRELQWVAKDGQRAKSHLLGANLRLVVSLAKRYTGRGMQFLDLIQEGNLGLIRAVEKFDYTKGFKFSTYATWWIRQAITRAMADQARTIRIPVHMVEVINKLARVQRQMLQDLGREPTPEELSRELDMTPEKVVEVQKYGREPISLHTPLGEDGDSEFGDLIEDTEAVVPADAVGFTMLQKQLESLLDSLSEREAGVIRMRFGLGDGMPKTLDQIGDTFGVTRERIRQIESKTMAKLRHPSRSQSLRDYLE comes from the coding sequence ATGGCTACCCGAACTAAGGCTGCGGAGTCCGTAACCGCAACAACAAAGGCTCCTGCTAAGGCAGCGGCACGCACGAAAGCCGCCGACGCGGTAGACGAGGCGACTACAGCGGCAGAAGGCGCCGTGAGCACAGCGAAAAAGCCAGCAGCCAAGAAGCCAACAACCAAAAAGGCAGCGACGACGAAGTCGACCGCCGAATCGGCCACGGCAAAGAAGGCAGCTGCAGTCACAAAGCCTGCGGTTGCGAAGGCGCCCGCCAAGGCCAAAGCGCCGGCGAAGTCCAGAAAGGCCGTCGCTGCATCCGCTGTAGAAGTCGTCGAGGCTGACGGCAACGAGGAGCCGAAAGACGAAGACCAAGAAGAAAAGTCGACAAGCAAAGACGAAGCACTGCCCACAGGCGCACTTGTACTTTCCCTCGTAGACGACGAAGACGACGTTCCTGTTTACTCGGCTGCAATCACCGGTGCTACCGCTGACCCGGTGAAGGACTACCTAAAGCAGATCGGTAAAGTCGCACTGCTCAACGCAGCTCAAGAAGTTGAGCTTGCCATGCGAATCGAAGCTGGACTGTTTGCCGAAGACAAGCTTGCGGCTATGGCGCCCGCCGAAGTTCGCTCGACCCTCGGTCGTGAGCTTCAATGGGTTGCCAAAGACGGTCAGCGCGCAAAGAGCCACTTGCTCGGTGCGAACCTTCGACTTGTCGTATCGCTCGCTAAGCGCTACACCGGTCGTGGAATGCAGTTCCTCGACCTGATCCAAGAAGGAAACTTGGGCCTCATCCGTGCTGTCGAAAAATTCGACTACACCAAGGGTTTCAAGTTCTCTACATACGCCACGTGGTGGATCCGCCAGGCAATCACCCGGGCCATGGCCGACCAGGCCCGTACGATTCGTATTCCCGTGCACATGGTTGAGGTAATCAACAAGCTCGCTCGTGTGCAGCGCCAAATGCTTCAAGACTTAGGTCGCGAACCCACCCCAGAAGAGCTGTCTCGCGAACTGGATATGACTCCTGAAAAGGTAGTCGAGGTTCAGAAGTACGGTCGCGAACCCATCTCGCTTCACACCCCGCTTGGCGAAGACGGCGACAGCGAATTCGGTGACCTAATTGAGGACACCGAGGCTGTCGTACCGGCTGATGCGGTGGGCTTCACGATGCTGCAGAAGCAGCTCGAGAGCCTGCTCGACTCGCTCTCCGAACGCGAGGCGGGAGTAATCCGCATGCGCTTCGGACTGGGCGATGGAATGCCCAAGACCCTTGACCAGATTGGTGACACGTTCGGTGTAACTCGCGAACGT
- a CDS encoding leucyl aminopeptidase, which yields MTVATLHLSTLSASQIETDVLVIGVVKTESGPQLVDTSAALAPFADALSIVGATGAQDELYRIPASGISAPSVAFIGLGDTELTPEVVRYAAGSAARQLRGAAHIAFAFGIDSRDDTLAALEGAAIGAYSYDAYRSTKPEASKSPATSITVLSPVDDAALIERATIIAHATHVTRDLVNEAPRELYPATFADRASELAALDNVEVEVLAETELEEGGYGGILGVGQGSSRGPRLVKLSYTPAGAAKHLALVGKGITFDSGGLSLKPGLGMIGMKFDMSGAATVMSVIEACAKLGTKVRLTAWLCLAENMPSGTAIRPNDVLTIRGGKTVEVLNTDAEGRLVMADGLVAASEENPDAIVDIATLTGAAVVALGNRYAGTMGDKELVNQVVAVADRVGEPFWPMPISPELRPMLASDIADIANIKAGNTAGGMLIAAAFLKDFVGKRSDSSETIPWAHIDIAGPSDNRGGGWGYVGKGATGIGVRTLIELAEEFSRP from the coding sequence ATGACCGTTGCTACGCTGCATTTGTCCACCCTTTCCGCCTCCCAGATCGAAACCGACGTACTCGTCATCGGGGTGGTGAAGACAGAATCTGGACCCCAACTGGTCGACACCTCTGCCGCTCTCGCACCATTCGCGGACGCGCTAAGCATCGTTGGCGCAACCGGCGCTCAAGACGAGCTCTACCGCATCCCCGCATCCGGTATTTCAGCGCCCTCGGTAGCCTTCATCGGTCTCGGCGACACTGAACTTACCCCGGAGGTCGTTCGCTACGCCGCCGGATCAGCTGCACGCCAGTTGCGCGGAGCCGCACACATCGCGTTCGCGTTCGGAATCGACTCACGCGACGACACCCTTGCGGCGCTCGAAGGCGCAGCAATCGGGGCGTACTCCTATGACGCGTACCGCTCGACTAAGCCCGAAGCATCCAAGAGCCCCGCCACTTCAATCACCGTCCTGAGCCCGGTGGATGATGCTGCACTGATCGAGCGGGCCACGATCATTGCGCACGCAACGCACGTAACTCGCGATCTTGTCAACGAGGCACCTCGCGAGCTTTATCCTGCGACCTTTGCTGATCGCGCTAGCGAACTTGCTGCGCTCGACAATGTAGAGGTCGAAGTTCTTGCGGAAACGGAACTCGAAGAAGGCGGGTATGGCGGCATCCTCGGTGTCGGTCAAGGATCGAGCCGAGGTCCACGTCTCGTGAAACTCAGCTACACCCCCGCTGGCGCCGCCAAGCACCTAGCACTAGTTGGCAAGGGAATCACTTTCGATTCGGGAGGCCTTTCGCTAAAACCAGGTCTCGGCATGATCGGCATGAAGTTCGACATGAGCGGCGCAGCAACAGTGATGTCCGTGATCGAAGCATGCGCAAAGCTCGGCACCAAGGTGCGTCTCACGGCGTGGCTCTGCCTCGCTGAGAACATGCCATCAGGAACCGCAATTCGTCCGAACGATGTACTGACCATTCGCGGAGGCAAGACCGTCGAAGTATTGAATACTGATGCTGAAGGCCGACTCGTTATGGCTGACGGACTTGTCGCTGCGAGCGAAGAAAACCCTGACGCAATTGTCGACATCGCGACGCTCACGGGAGCGGCCGTTGTCGCCCTGGGCAACCGCTACGCCGGCACAATGGGCGATAAGGAGCTTGTGAACCAAGTCGTTGCGGTCGCGGATCGGGTGGGGGAGCCTTTCTGGCCAATGCCCATCAGTCCTGAGCTGCGCCCCATGCTCGCATCGGACATCGCCGACATCGCAAACATCAAGGCCGGTAATACTGCTGGCGGCATGCTTATCGCCGCGGCCTTCCTCAAGGACTTTGTCGGAAAGCGATCGGACAGCTCCGAGACGATTCCGTGGGCACACATTGATATCGCTGGTCCGTCCGATAATCGCGGCGGCGGCTGGGGCTATGTCGGCAAGGGCGCTACCGGAATCGGAGTTCGAACACTCATTGAACTGGCCGAGGAATTTTCTCGACCGTAG